A region of bacterium BMS3Abin08 DNA encodes the following proteins:
- a CDS encoding soxR reducing system protein RseC, producing MEEIGVVKAVDGVIAKVLVEKKSICEKCTESKCLLTDGETIIEALNSVKAREGQTVRVVFKPYAYLKGSALVYGVPALGLIVGAVIGKELISRFVKVLDPDLLSAIGGFGMFIIFYIASRLVSRRMEKKIEYKPVVEEILE from the coding sequence ATGGAAGAGATAGGGGTTGTAAAAGCGGTTGACGGTGTTATTGCCAAAGTGCTTGTCGAGAAGAAGAGTATCTGTGAAAAGTGCACCGAGAGTAAATGTCTGCTTACGGATGGGGAGACCATTATCGAGGCGCTTAATTCCGTTAAGGCCAGGGAAGGACAGACGGTCAGGGTCGTTTTCAAACCCTATGCCTACCTCAAAGGGTCAGCCCTGGTCTATGGCGTCCCCGCGCTGGGACTTATCGTAGGCGCCGTTATCGGGAAGGAACTCATCAGCAGGTTTGTAAAGGTGCTGGACCCCGACCTCCTGTCTGCCATAGGCGGTTTCGGGATGTTCATAATTTTTTATATAGCCTCAAGGCTTGTTTCCCGGAGGATGGAAAAAAAGATCGAGTACAAACCGGTAGTGGAAGAGATACTGGAGTGA